One genomic window of Roseobacter ponti includes the following:
- a CDS encoding TldD/PmbA family protein: protein MAQTPETLTTQLLAAAGKAGADAADAIAISGTSVNIDVRAGTLEQAERSEGVDLGLRVFIGRKSASVSASDTSARTLEEMALRAVAMAREAPEDPHTGLASGDQLARDYDIAAFELADPSDEPLPEALQEDARAAEAAALDTDGISQVQSSSAGYSARDIYLAASNGFSGGYRRTDRGLSCVAITGSGVDMERDYDGDSRIFQADMRSAEDIGRSAAERALARKGARKPPTGSYPVLFDERISASLIGHLLVAANGASVARGGSWLRDALGTKVLPETLSLHEDPHRPRASGSRPFDAEGLPTKPRDIVADGVLTGWTLDLATGRRLGMPSTANAGRGPSSGPSPSTWNVTLTPGSASRDDLIRDMGTGLLVTSMIGSTINPNTGDYSRGAAGLWVENGEITYAVNECTIAGNLLEMLRAIVPANDARAHLSRRVPSLLVPGMTLAGN, encoded by the coding sequence ATGGCGCAGACCCCGGAAACACTGACGACACAACTGCTGGCGGCGGCCGGAAAGGCCGGCGCGGATGCAGCGGATGCGATCGCGATCAGCGGCACATCGGTGAACATCGACGTACGCGCCGGCACCCTTGAACAGGCCGAGCGGTCCGAAGGTGTGGATCTGGGCCTGCGCGTGTTTATCGGCCGGAAATCCGCCAGCGTCTCGGCCTCCGACACCAGCGCGCGCACACTCGAAGAGATGGCCCTGCGTGCCGTCGCCATGGCGCGCGAAGCTCCCGAAGACCCGCATACAGGCCTGGCCTCCGGAGATCAGCTGGCGCGGGATTACGACATTGCAGCTTTTGAGCTGGCGGATCCCTCGGATGAGCCCCTCCCGGAGGCTCTGCAGGAAGACGCCCGCGCGGCTGAGGCTGCTGCACTGGACACAGACGGAATTTCCCAGGTGCAGTCCTCCTCTGCCGGGTACTCAGCGCGCGATATTTATCTTGCGGCCAGCAACGGGTTCAGCGGCGGGTATCGCCGGACCGACCGGGGCCTGTCCTGCGTGGCGATCACCGGATCGGGCGTTGATATGGAGCGCGATTATGACGGGGACAGCCGGATTTTTCAGGCCGATATGCGCTCAGCCGAAGATATCGGGCGTTCTGCCGCTGAACGGGCGCTGGCCCGCAAGGGTGCGCGTAAACCACCGACCGGCAGCTATCCGGTGCTCTTTGACGAACGCATTTCCGCATCGCTCATCGGTCATCTGCTGGTGGCCGCCAACGGAGCATCCGTGGCGCGCGGCGGCTCCTGGCTGCGGGATGCGCTCGGTACAAAGGTGCTTCCGGAGACGCTGAGTCTGCATGAAGATCCGCACCGCCCGCGCGCCTCAGGATCGCGTCCTTTTGATGCCGAAGGTCTTCCGACAAAGCCGCGAGACATCGTGGCGGACGGCGTGCTCACCGGCTGGACACTCGATCTTGCGACCGGACGGCGCCTTGGCATGCCGTCGACCGCAAATGCCGGGCGCGGCCCGTCCTCAGGGCCCAGCCCCAGCACCTGGAACGTGACCCTGACCCCGGGAAGCGCCAGCCGCGATGATCTCATTCGCGACATGGGCACCGGGCTGCTGGTCACATCGATGATCGGCTCGACGATTAACCCCAATACCGGCGATTATTCGCGCGGAGCGGCCGGCCTCTGGGTCGAGAACGGTGAAATCACCTATGCGGTGAATGAATGCACCATCGCCGGAAATCTGCTGGAAATGCTGCGTGCCATCGTGCCGGCCAATGATGCGCGCGCGCACCTGAGCCGGCGGGTGCCCTCCCTGCTGGTGCCGGGAATGACCCTTGCAGGAAACTGA
- a CDS encoding DUF2125 domain-containing protein, whose translation MFFSKKTLSAAVAVMAMGSVASADVTADDIWADFQAYMAGIGYEMTGTTSRQGNVLTASDVGMTGTFGPEAGSMEMQLGTFTLSENGDGSVDIRFPEVVPITTEFEIEDGVRGRSNMEYRQQGAVVTASGTPADLNYVFSADTISFVSDGLEIDGTETEQELYTLRVDMNGLSGTTDMLLGSNRNYDQALTAETATYSMIFSDPSGEGEGRITGSMDAVKFDGIAEVPLQVAQSLQTDMNTMLGAGFAVDGTFTTGRNDVNILSTTPDAQFSGDIRSAASSLDVKMNQDGLTYAAGQSGMDVQITTPSVPFPIAFRVADTGFNLSMPLRTADTAGAFALGFSMEDFSTDEAIWALIDPGAQLPRDPATLILQITGKAKVLFDFLDPTALAAAQSGGDTPAEIESADIDALRLDIAGAELTGTGAFTFDNSQDAGPPQPVGGVDLRLEGGNGLIDRLVAIGLLPEEQAMAARMMMGLLAVPGDTPDTLTSRIEINEQGHVMANGQRIQ comes from the coding sequence ATGTTTTTCTCAAAGAAAACGCTGAGTGCAGCGGTTGCAGTCATGGCAATGGGCTCTGTGGCATCAGCAGATGTGACAGCAGATGATATCTGGGCTGATTTCCAGGCCTATATGGCCGGCATCGGCTATGAAATGACCGGGACCACGTCACGCCAGGGTAATGTTCTGACCGCGTCTGATGTCGGAATGACCGGGACCTTCGGACCAGAAGCCGGCAGCATGGAAATGCAGCTTGGCACCTTTACGCTTTCAGAAAACGGCGACGGGTCGGTCGATATCCGGTTTCCCGAGGTGGTGCCCATAACCACAGAATTCGAAATCGAAGACGGTGTGCGTGGCAGATCCAACATGGAATACCGCCAGCAGGGCGCGGTTGTTACCGCCTCCGGCACCCCTGCCGACCTGAACTATGTCTTTTCCGCTGATACGATCTCCTTTGTATCCGACGGTCTCGAAATCGACGGCACAGAGACCGAGCAGGAACTCTATACGCTGCGTGTTGATATGAACGGGCTGTCGGGCACCACCGATATGCTGCTGGGAAGCAACCGGAATTACGATCAGGCGCTGACCGCAGAAACGGCCACCTATTCGATGATCTTCAGCGACCCGTCAGGCGAAGGCGAGGGACGGATCACCGGCTCAATGGATGCGGTGAAATTTGACGGTATTGCCGAGGTCCCGCTTCAGGTGGCGCAATCGCTGCAAACCGATATGAACACGATGCTCGGGGCCGGCTTTGCCGTCGACGGCACTTTTACCACCGGCCGGAACGACGTGAACATTCTGTCAACGACGCCGGATGCACAGTTTTCAGGTGACATCAGGTCGGCCGCCTCTTCGCTGGATGTGAAAATGAACCAGGACGGCCTGACTTATGCCGCAGGCCAGTCCGGCATGGATGTTCAGATCACGACGCCGTCGGTACCTTTCCCGATCGCTTTCCGTGTGGCCGACACCGGGTTTAACCTGTCGATGCCGCTGCGCACAGCCGACACAGCCGGTGCCTTCGCGCTCGGGTTCTCAATGGAGGATTTTTCCACCGACGAGGCGATCTGGGCGCTGATCGATCCGGGTGCGCAACTGCCGCGTGATCCGGCCACGCTGATCCTGCAGATCACCGGCAAGGCAAAAGTCCTCTTTGATTTCCTCGATCCCACAGCTCTGGCTGCGGCGCAGTCGGGGGGGGACACGCCGGCTGAAATCGAATCTGCCGATATCGACGCACTGCGCCTCGACATCGCAGGGGCAGAGCTTACCGGCACCGGGGCTTTTACCTTTGACAACAGTCAGGATGCCGGCCCGCCACAACCCGTCGGCGGCGTCGATTTGCGTCTTGAGGGGGGCAACGGACTGATCGACCGGCTGGTGGCCATCGGCCTGCTGCCCGAAGAACAGGCGATGGCGGCCCGCATGATGATGGGCCTGCTGGCAGTCCCGGGCGACACCCCCGACACGCTGACCTCGCGCATCGAGATCAACGAACAGGGTCATGTGATGGCAAACGGGCAGCGCATCCAGTAA
- a CDS encoding SDR family oxidoreductase, whose amino-acid sequence MVMSGKAVMITGASRGIGAEAARVFAAAGAQVALLARSQAEIGALAGEIGSQAIAIPCDVARQHEVSAAVATTVSEFGGIDVLINNAGVIEPIARMEDADPEGWAAAIDINLKGVFNGMHAVLPVMKAAGGGSVLTISSGAAHSPIEGWSHYCSSKAAVHMLTGCLHKEEEASGIRAIGLSPGTVATQMQREIKASGINPVSALDWEDHIPPDWPARALLWMCSPDADAWLGQEISLREEEIRRRAGLI is encoded by the coding sequence ATGGTTATGTCAGGAAAAGCAGTCATGATCACCGGAGCCAGCCGCGGCATCGGGGCAGAGGCCGCGCGGGTATTTGCCGCAGCCGGTGCGCAGGTGGCATTGCTGGCACGCAGCCAGGCCGAGATCGGCGCGCTGGCGGGTGAGATCGGCAGTCAGGCGATTGCAATTCCCTGTGATGTCGCCCGGCAGCACGAGGTCTCTGCCGCGGTCGCAACGACGGTGTCCGAGTTCGGCGGTATCGATGTTCTGATCAATAACGCGGGTGTCATTGAACCCATCGCCCGGATGGAAGACGCCGATCCCGAAGGCTGGGCCGCGGCGATCGATATCAATCTCAAAGGTGTCTTTAATGGCATGCATGCGGTGCTGCCGGTGATGAAAGCTGCCGGCGGTGGTAGCGTTCTGACCATCAGTTCGGGTGCTGCCCACAGCCCGATTGAGGGCTGGAGCCATTACTGTTCGTCCAAAGCGGCGGTGCACATGCTGACCGGGTGCCTGCATAAAGAAGAAGAGGCGAGCGGCATCCGTGCCATCGGCCTGTCGCCCGGTACGGTCGCCACACAGATGCAGCGCGAGATCAAAGCCTCGGGCATCAACCCGGTGAGCGCGCTCGACTGGGAGGACCACATTCCGCCCGACTGGCCCGCGCGGGCGCTTTTGTGGATGTGCAGCCCGGATGCCGATGCGTGGCTGGGTCAGGAAATCTCGCTCCGTGAGGAAGAGATCCGCCGTCGCGCTGGTCTGATCTGA
- a CDS encoding mechanosensitive ion channel family protein, translated as MEFDLSTQPEIVQQAADYALQGFELARSWALSPAAWSQFALLVVAYLLALVVARRMRGTLGRLLAPEAEDETMLAHARRSVLLFLPLLLPLLAYAFTALGESIVRSLFDSGAVIAFGKRVFMFLAVRTLVQEIIKDPLLRLLGRYVLIPLAAIYALGLLDLLVAELNGMTVSLGNISFSVMSLIRGIVAGGVLFWLGGWSNRQTADFIEKQENMRPSMRQLMAKATEFTIFGVAFLLLLNIMGINLSALAVIGGAIGVGLGFGLQKIASNFISGVILLIEGQATVGDFVELDGGESGQIVRMTARAAILETFDGRWIVVPNEDFITTRVTNYSDSGSANRYEAPFSVSYDTDINQVPGIIEAAVATHPDVLDVPCPPDCELRGFGDSGIDFAVEFWVNGLDDGPNKYTSDVLFLIWNALKEHDIEIPYPQRVVEIKGGLPQAEA; from the coding sequence TTGGAATTTGACCTTTCCACCCAACCGGAGATTGTTCAGCAGGCAGCAGACTACGCCCTGCAGGGGTTTGAACTGGCCAGAAGCTGGGCACTGAGCCCTGCGGCATGGTCCCAGTTTGCGCTGCTTGTGGTGGCCTATCTGCTGGCGCTGGTGGTTGCCCGCCGGATGCGTGGCACGCTGGGTCGACTGCTCGCGCCGGAAGCAGAAGACGAAACGATGCTGGCCCACGCGCGCCGTTCGGTGCTGCTCTTCCTGCCGCTTTTGCTGCCTCTGCTGGCCTATGCGTTCACGGCTCTCGGCGAGAGTATTGTCCGGTCGCTTTTCGACAGCGGCGCGGTCATCGCCTTTGGCAAGCGGGTCTTTATGTTTCTCGCGGTGCGCACACTGGTGCAGGAGATCATCAAAGACCCGCTGCTCAGACTTCTGGGCCGCTATGTGCTGATCCCGCTGGCTGCGATCTATGCGCTGGGGCTTCTTGATCTTCTGGTGGCAGAGCTCAACGGGATGACGGTCAGTCTCGGCAATATCTCGTTCTCTGTCATGTCACTCATTCGCGGCATCGTGGCGGGGGGTGTCCTCTTCTGGCTCGGCGGCTGGTCCAACCGGCAGACTGCGGATTTCATCGAGAAGCAGGAAAACATGCGCCCGTCGATGCGGCAACTGATGGCCAAGGCGACGGAGTTCACGATCTTCGGCGTGGCCTTCCTGCTGTTGCTCAATATCATGGGCATCAATCTTTCTGCACTTGCCGTGATCGGCGGGGCGATCGGCGTGGGGCTGGGCTTTGGCCTGCAGAAAATCGCGTCGAATTTTATCTCCGGTGTGATCCTGCTGATTGAGGGTCAGGCGACTGTGGGAGATTTTGTAGAACTGGACGGGGGCGAATCCGGTCAGATTGTCAGAATGACCGCCCGGGCGGCGATCCTCGAGACATTCGACGGGCGCTGGATCGTGGTGCCCAACGAAGACTTCATCACAACACGCGTCACGAATTATTCCGACAGCGGCTCGGCCAACCGATACGAGGCGCCGTTTTCCGTCAGCTATGACACCGATATAAACCAGGTGCCCGGCATCATCGAAGCTGCGGTGGCCACGCATCCGGATGTACTCGACGTGCCCTGTCCGCCCGACTGCGAACTGCGTGGTTTTGGCGACAGTGGTATCGATTTTGCGGTGGAGTTCTGGGTGAACGGGCTGGATGACGGACCCAACAAATACACTTCCGATGTGCTCTTTCTGATCTGGAATGCGCTCAAAGAACACGACATTGAAATCCCCTATCCGCAGCGTGTGGTGGAGATCAAAGGCGGGCTGCCGCAGGCGGAGGCGTGA
- a CDS encoding TIGR03862 family flavoprotein: MSRALVIGAGPAGLMAAETLSAAGVTVTLCEAKPSVGRKFLMAGKSGLNLTKDEPVAALLSQYETVPPALDAALRLFDAAAVQEWTRGLGQEIFTGSTGRVFPTAMKASPLLRAWLARLDGQGVTIRTRLRWRGWDAKGAVFDAPQGRETIAADVTVIATGGASWARLGSDGAWSEVLKAEGVRLAAFAPSNAGLAVPWSAHMAPFFGQAIKSVRWKAGDITSRGEAILSARGLEGGGIYSLSPAIRAGASLAVDLVPDLSHAALTARLPGRSPRLGPWLKSTLRLPPVKTALVFEVGRALATQPERWPGLLKALRLPVAGFLPMDEAISTAGGVQFDALTPDLMLRAMPGVFCAGEMLDWDAPTGGYLITACLATGQHAARGALAYLEAAA; the protein is encoded by the coding sequence GTGAGCCGCGCGCTGGTCATCGGTGCCGGCCCGGCCGGGCTGATGGCGGCGGAAACGCTGTCGGCGGCCGGGGTCACTGTGACGCTCTGTGAGGCGAAACCTTCAGTCGGACGCAAGTTTCTGATGGCTGGCAAATCAGGGCTCAATCTGACGAAAGACGAACCTGTCGCGGCCCTGCTGTCACAGTATGAGACGGTCCCGCCGGCGCTTGATGCCGCTTTGCGCCTGTTCGATGCCGCTGCGGTGCAGGAGTGGACGCGGGGTCTCGGCCAGGAGATTTTCACAGGCTCGACCGGCAGGGTATTTCCCACGGCGATGAAAGCATCGCCGCTGCTGCGCGCCTGGCTTGCCCGTCTGGACGGACAGGGTGTTACCATACGCACGCGCCTGCGCTGGAGGGGTTGGGATGCAAAAGGTGCCGTGTTCGACGCACCGCAGGGCCGCGAGACCATTGCCGCGGACGTAACGGTTATTGCGACCGGCGGGGCAAGCTGGGCGCGGCTGGGCTCTGACGGCGCCTGGTCTGAAGTTCTAAAGGCCGAGGGTGTGAGGCTTGCCGCCTTTGCCCCGTCAAATGCAGGTCTTGCGGTGCCCTGGAGCGCGCATATGGCGCCATTTTTCGGGCAGGCGATCAAATCCGTGCGCTGGAAGGCAGGTGATATTACCTCGCGCGGCGAAGCCATCCTGTCCGCGCGGGGTCTTGAGGGCGGTGGCATTTACAGCCTGTCGCCGGCCATCCGTGCCGGCGCATCCCTGGCCGTCGATCTTGTGCCGGATCTCAGCCACGCGGCGCTGACCGCCCGGCTGCCGGGGCGCAGTCCGCGGCTCGGACCCTGGCTTAAAAGCACCCTGCGGCTGCCGCCTGTTAAAACCGCGCTTGTCTTTGAGGTCGGGCGGGCCCTGGCCACGCAGCCTGAGCGCTGGCCCGGATTGCTGAAAGCGCTGCGCCTGCCGGTTGCGGGCTTTCTGCCGATGGACGAGGCGATCTCGACGGCAGGCGGCGTGCAGTTTGACGCACTCACCCCTGATCTGATGCTCAGAGCGATGCCCGGCGTGTTCTGCGCGGGTGAAATGCTCGACTGGGATGCGCCCACGGGCGGCTATCTGATAACCGCCTGTCTTGCGACCGGGCAGCATGCAGCCCGGGGCGCTCTGGCCTATCTCGAGGCGGCAGCCTGA
- a CDS encoding glutathione S-transferase family protein, with protein MYRVIGAVKSRAMRVLWALEEIGAPYEHVPAAARSDEAKAFNPTGKIPAFVDGDEVLTDSMAIVTYLADKHGRLTAPAGTIARARQDAMTFWLIDEFDAVLWAAAKHSFVLPEDKRVPAVKDTLKAEFEASAAQLSDRLDGEFLMGDSLTIPDILACHCLNWAIGANFPRTDEKLFNYAKNLRNRPAFQAAASR; from the coding sequence ATGTACAGAGTTATCGGGGCGGTTAAATCCCGCGCAATGCGGGTTCTCTGGGCGCTGGAGGAGATCGGCGCACCCTATGAGCATGTTCCGGCGGCGGCGCGGTCGGATGAGGCGAAGGCGTTTAACCCCACCGGGAAAATCCCCGCCTTTGTCGATGGCGACGAGGTTCTGACAGATTCGATGGCCATCGTGACATATCTGGCAGACAAACACGGCAGGCTGACTGCCCCGGCGGGCACCATCGCGCGCGCCCGACAGGACGCAATGACTTTCTGGCTTATCGATGAATTTGACGCCGTGCTCTGGGCTGCCGCCAAGCACAGCTTTGTGCTGCCTGAAGACAAACGCGTGCCAGCGGTCAAAGATACGCTCAAGGCCGAATTCGAGGCCTCGGCGGCACAGTTATCGGACCGGCTCGACGGTGAGTTTCTGATGGGCGATAGTCTGACGATCCCAGATATACTGGCCTGCCACTGTCTGAACTGGGCGATCGGTGCGAATTTCCCGCGCACCGATGAAAAGCTGTTTAACTATGCCAAAAACCTGCGCAACCGGCCGGCGTTTCAGGCTGCCGCCTCGAGATAG
- a CDS encoding GFA family protein → MPRTGSCLCGAVTYEISADVSQTGACHCGMCRKWSGGVYLGVEVPDGGLQITGEDHLKTYASSPWAERVFCGTCGSSMWYRMTATGSHQGTYHLGFGTLDDTDGMEMMGEIFIDKKPEAYSFAGDAQRMTEAEFMALFGGS, encoded by the coding sequence ATGCCCCGGACCGGAAGCTGCCTGTGTGGCGCGGTGACCTATGAGATCAGCGCTGATGTATCGCAAACGGGGGCCTGCCACTGTGGCATGTGCCGCAAATGGAGCGGCGGTGTTTACCTCGGGGTCGAGGTGCCCGATGGCGGGCTGCAGATCACGGGTGAGGATCACCTGAAAACCTATGCTTCCTCACCCTGGGCCGAGCGGGTGTTCTGTGGCACCTGTGGCAGCAGTATGTGGTACCGGATGACGGCGACCGGGTCTCACCAGGGCACGTATCATCTGGGGTTTGGCACGCTGGATGATACCGACGGAATGGAAATGATGGGCGAGATTTTCATCGACAAAAAGCCGGAAGCCTACAGCTTTGCGGGTGACGCTCAGAGGATGACCGAAGCTGAGTTCATGGCGCTTTTCGGGGGAAGCTAA